The following proteins are co-located in the Vigna angularis cultivar LongXiaoDou No.4 chromosome 2, ASM1680809v1, whole genome shotgun sequence genome:
- the LOC108327544 gene encoding uncharacterized protein LOC108327544, which yields MEKSVRENPNMKVMDIRDKVSRKWNVGISRNMAFRARAMTKDNIEGSFKEQYRKIYYYGHELLRANPSSTVKIKVENSNDECKYGGELLTAVGRDENEQILPIAYAVVEVENKDSWTWFLELLIADLGGEAICGACLLPAIQDLLPGVEQRFCVRHLYSNFRKKYPGKDLKRLMWRAEAATYSQLWEAEMRKIKEINVETFKYLIAIPPRFWSRSKFTPRSQSDTLVNNMCEGFNNVLVCSRCKPIITMLEDIRVYIMKRWATNRTKMTLYQGSVCPKVLNRFQKQSWLTRYWLPRWSSYQLFEVLPISQFGEQFVVNIENKDYSCRKWLITGIPCTHAITAMKFLNLNAEDYIGHWFRKSTYEETYNTIIYPINGQLVWDITSYPDVLPPNKRTMPGRPKKKRRQET from the exons ATGGAAAAATCTGTCAGAGAGAACCCTAATATGAAGGTCATGGACATTAGGGACAAAGTAAGTAGGAAATGGAATGTAGGAATCTCTAGAAATATGGCTTTTAGGGCAAGAGCCATGACAAAAGATAATATTGAGGGGTCATTCAAGGAACAATATAGAAAAATCTATTATTATGGTCATGAGCTTCTCAGAGCAAATCCAAGTTCAACAGTCAAAATAAAGGTTGAAAATAGTAATGATGAGT GCAAGTATGGAGGGGAGTTACTAACAGCTGTTGGAagagatgaaaatgaacaaattcTTCCCATTGCATATGCTGTTGTTGAggtagaaaacaaagactcgtggacttggttcttggagcttcTCATTGCAGACCTTGGTGGGGAAGCTATTTGTGGAGCAT gTCTTTTGCCAGCTATTCAAGATCTTCTACCTGGGGTAGAGCAAAGATTTTGTGTTAGACATTTGTATTCTAACTTCAGAAAGAAATATCCTGGAAAAGACCTTAAACGTCTTATGTGGAGGGCAGAAGCAGCCACATATTCACAACTATGGGAGGCTGAAATGAGGAAAATTAAAGAGATCAATGTAGAGACATTTAAATACTTGATTGCAATTCCACCTAG GTTTTGGTCAAGATCTAAATTCACTCCTAGATCACAATCTGACACTCTTGTCAACAACATGTGTGAGGGCTTCAACAATGTGCTAGTTTGTAGTAGGTGTAAGCCAATTATCACTATGTTAGAAGACATTAGGGTTTACATCATGAAGAGATGGGCTACGAACAGGACAAAGATGACATTATATCAAGGTTCTGTGTGTCCTAAGGTTCTCAACAGATTTCAAAAGCAGTCATGGTTAACTAGATATTGGTTACCAAG ATGGTCATCATATCAATTATTTGAAGTCCTACCCATTTCACAATTTGGGGAGCAATTTGTTGTGAATATTGAAAACAAGGACTACAGTTGTAGAAAGTGGTTAATTACTGGCATTCCTTGCACTCACGCCATAACCGcaatgaaattcttgaatttaaatgcaGAAGACTACATTGGCCATTGGTTTAGGAAGTCTACTTATGAAGAGACCTACAACACCATCATTTATCCTATTAATGGTCAACTTGTGTGGGACATAACTTCATATCCAGATGTATTACCCCCAAATAAGAGGACAATGCCAGGAAGACCCAAGAAAAAACGAAGACAAGAGACTTGA